The following proteins are co-located in the Gossypium hirsutum isolate 1008001.06 chromosome A02, Gossypium_hirsutum_v2.1, whole genome shotgun sequence genome:
- the LOC107952309 gene encoding 60S ribosomal protein L3-2-like, whose protein sequence is MSHRKFEHPRHGSLGFLPRKRASRHRGKVKAFPKDDPSKPCKLTAFLGYKAELHKKETCEAVTIIETPPMVIVGVVGYVKTPRGLRSLNTVWAQHLS, encoded by the exons ATGTCTCACAGGAAGTTTGAGCACCCAAGGCATGGTTCCCTTGGATTTCTTCCAAGGAAGCGAGCTTCTCGTCACAGAGGAAAAG TGAAGGCATTCCCAAAGGATGATCCAAGCAAACCATGCAAGCTTACTGCCTTTTTAGGGTACAAGGCTG AGCTTCACAAGAAGGAGACTTGTGAAGCTGTTACAATCATTGAAACCCCTCCTATGGTTATTGTTGGAGTTGTTGGGTATGTGAAGACACCACGTGGTCTCCGCTCATTGAACACCGTCTGGGCTCAGCATTTGAGCTAG
- the LOC107951615 gene encoding 60S ribosomal protein L3, which produces MKKYATVIRVLAHTQIRKMKGLKQKKAHLMEIQVNGGTIADKVDFAYKFFEKQVPIDAVFQKDEMIDIIGVTKGKGYEGVVTRWGVTRLPRKTHRGLRKVACIGAWHPARVSFTVARAGQNGYHHRTEMNKKVYRVGKVGDETHSAITDYDRTEKDITPIGGFPHYGVVKSDYLMIKGGCVGPKKRVVTLRQSLINQTSRVALEEIKLKFIDTSSKFGHGRFQTTQEKQKFYGRLKA; this is translated from the exons ATGAAGAAATATGCCACTGTTATTAGGGTCTTGGCCCACACCCAG ATTAGGAAAATGAAGGGATTGAAGCAGAAGAAGGCACACCTAATGGAGATCCAAGTCAATGGTGGAACGATTGCTGACAAGGTTGATTTTGCATACAAGTTCTTTGAGAAACAAGTCCCCATTGATGCTGTTTTCCAGAAGGATGAAATGATTGATATCATCGGTGTTACAAAGGGTAAAGGCTACGAAGGTGTTGTCACTCGTTGGGGTGTCACACGTCTGCCCCGTAAGACCCACAGAGGTCTGCGTAAGGTTGCTTGTATTGGTGCCTGGCATCCTGCTAGAGTCTCGTTTACCGTTGCCAGGGCAGGTCAGAACGGATACCATCACCGTACCGAGATGAACAAGAAGGTTTACAGAGTTGGCAAGGTTGGTGATGAGACTCACTCTGCTATAACAGACTATGACAG GACTGAGAAAGATATCACCCCCATAGGTGGCTTCCCTCACTATGGTGTTGTGAAGAGTGATTACTTGATGATCAAAGGAGGCTGTGTTGGACCTAAGAAGAGGGTGGTTACGCTTCGCCAGTCTCTGATTAACCAGACATCTCGCGTGGCTCTCGAGGAAATCAAACTCAAGTTCATCGACACCTCCTCGAAGTTTGGGCACGGACGGTTCCAGACAACACAGGAGAAACAGAAATTCTATGGTCGGCTCAAGGCATAA